A region of Streptomyces sp. NBC_01267 DNA encodes the following proteins:
- a CDS encoding TOMM precursor leader peptide-binding protein, with protein MHPMMKPALRRAWRDRQAVQFGVTPAQAVVLDPVDPATGCLLDLLDGTRGLELLRKEAHAMRLPDGQVDKLIARLTRAGLLDDATADAAAAGASRNRNGTPERLRPDLASLSLVHPEPGGGTVRLAARRAVRVQVRGAGRVGATVAALLSASGVGQVEVLDGGCVEPWDIAPGGLPAKAVGERRASAAGQLVRRVAPAPPPRASAATPRSADGGPGLSLVVVAPRDGLDAYVPDSARAADWIATGTPHLYAGVLEGTGMVGPLVLPGGTACPGCLELRRAERDPGWPRMVAQWRSGRRGPVPACDLGLATTVAGLAAAHALTFLDGELPASTGARWETSLPLLDWRSARIAPHPDCPCGAGGHTEGEYASGAGAPHDTMAG; from the coding sequence ATGCATCCGATGATGAAGCCCGCGCTGCGGCGCGCATGGCGGGACCGGCAGGCCGTCCAATTCGGAGTGACCCCTGCGCAGGCGGTGGTGCTCGACCCGGTCGACCCCGCGACGGGCTGCCTCCTCGACCTCCTGGACGGTACGCGCGGACTGGAGCTGCTGCGCAAGGAGGCACACGCGATGCGGCTGCCCGACGGCCAAGTGGACAAGCTGATCGCCCGGTTGACGCGGGCGGGCCTCCTCGACGATGCGACGGCCGATGCCGCGGCGGCCGGTGCGTCCCGGAATCGGAACGGCACGCCGGAGCGGCTCCGGCCGGATCTGGCCTCGCTCTCCCTCGTCCATCCCGAGCCGGGCGGCGGGACGGTACGGCTGGCCGCGCGACGCGCTGTCCGGGTGCAGGTGCGGGGCGCGGGCCGGGTCGGAGCCACCGTCGCGGCCCTGCTCTCGGCCTCCGGAGTGGGACAGGTCGAGGTGCTCGACGGCGGCTGCGTCGAACCGTGGGACATCGCCCCGGGCGGCCTCCCCGCCAAGGCTGTCGGGGAGCGAAGAGCTTCGGCGGCCGGTCAGCTGGTCCGGCGTGTCGCCCCCGCCCCGCCACCGCGAGCGTCGGCGGCCACACCACGCAGCGCCGACGGCGGTCCCGGCCTGTCACTGGTCGTCGTCGCCCCGCGGGACGGACTCGATGCCTATGTCCCCGACTCGGCACGCGCGGCGGACTGGATCGCGACGGGGACACCCCACCTCTATGCGGGCGTCCTGGAAGGGACGGGCATGGTCGGGCCGCTGGTCCTGCCGGGAGGTACGGCCTGCCCGGGGTGTCTGGAGCTGCGCCGGGCGGAGCGCGATCCCGGGTGGCCACGCATGGTCGCGCAGTGGCGCTCCGGCCGGCGCGGACCCGTGCCTGCCTGCGATCTCGGGCTGGCAACGACCGTCGCGGGGCTGGCCGCGGCACACGCGCTGACGTTCCTCGACGGCGAACTCCCGGCCAGTACCGGCGCCCGGTGGGAGACGTCCCTGCCCCTGCTCGACTGGCGCTCGGCCCGTATCGCACCCCACCCCGACTGCCCCTGCGGTGCGGGTGGGCACACTGAAGGGGAGTACGCCTCGGGGGCCGGGGCTCCGCACGACACAATGGCCGGGTAA
- a CDS encoding M48 metallopeptidase family protein produces MPVDPLHTAGSPPRSAKSQPPRGSATSAVEVRRSARRSRTVSAYREGDRTIVLIPARMSEAEERRWVTVMLDKLEAQESKRVLGDTELAERAERLSDQYFGGRARPDSVRWVTNQNTRWGSCTPAEGSIRLSHRLQGMPEYVVDYVLLHELAHLLVPGHGPRFWRLLEAYPRTERARGYLEGVVAAARLPHLPAARDE; encoded by the coding sequence GTGCCCGTCGACCCTCTGCACACCGCCGGAAGTCCACCGCGCAGCGCGAAGAGCCAGCCGCCCCGCGGTTCCGCGACGAGCGCGGTCGAGGTCCGAAGAAGCGCCCGGCGCAGCAGAACGGTTTCGGCGTACCGCGAGGGCGACCGCACCATCGTGCTCATCCCCGCCCGTATGTCGGAGGCGGAGGAGCGGCGTTGGGTGACGGTCATGCTCGACAAACTGGAGGCCCAGGAGAGCAAGCGCGTCCTCGGTGACACCGAGCTCGCGGAACGGGCGGAGAGGCTGTCCGACCAGTATTTCGGGGGCCGGGCGCGCCCCGATTCGGTGCGCTGGGTGACCAACCAGAACACCCGCTGGGGCTCGTGCACCCCCGCCGAAGGCAGTATCCGCCTCTCGCACCGGCTGCAGGGCATGCCCGAGTACGTCGTCGACTACGTGCTGCTCCATGAGCTGGCGCATCTGCTGGTGCCCGGTCACGGTCCGCGTTTCTGGCGGCTCCTGGAGGCGTATCCGCGTACCGAGCGGGCCCGCGGCTATCTCGAAGGAGTGGTGGCCGCCGCCCGGCTGCCCCATCTGCCCGCCGCGCGCGACGAGTGA
- a CDS encoding TerD family protein — protein sequence MAREFQRGHKAKISDLTAGTDLYVGVQIAGAGLTFDISCFGLDADEQLSDDRYFVFFNQPKSPEESIQLLGAQAGDTESFRVTLDRVPAEIQKLSFTATIDGAGQMSQVGPGYIRIVAGGDEVARYAFTGAEFTTERAVMLGDFYLKDVWRFAAVGQGFDGGLDALLRNFGGEVAEEEPDPQPQGAPPAFGVPAFAAPAAEPAPAPSFGAPPAPPEQARPPQVPQPAPPFGGPAAVPQPPAPVPPSVHAAPTIVAPMHPQGAVPPPAPAPYAQPPQLPQQPQFGQPPAGQVPDGTRPPGAPAPYGTPMAPPAPFGQAAAPGQPAPYGQAPPQAAGPGLHAAFQKYRETDTGQRWTPQNKYLMRADLTVGDTPVLARQGSMVMYQGKVDFSYKGAGFAGRVVGHATGQDMQLMRCTGRGQVFFAENSTHLHPIELQGDGICVSAQNVLAFDETLQYEVRRIEGHGIPGGALFTMLFQGTGTIIVKTHGSPVVLPVTPTTFADCNAVVAWSSASQVIVSSQVRLRHNAYAGSSGESVNLQFRGAPGNFIIVQPYEV from the coding sequence ATGGCCAGGGAATTCCAGCGGGGCCACAAGGCCAAGATCAGCGACCTCACAGCGGGCACGGATCTGTATGTAGGTGTACAGATCGCCGGAGCCGGGCTGACCTTCGACATCAGCTGCTTCGGACTCGACGCCGACGAACAGCTTTCGGACGACCGGTATTTCGTCTTCTTCAATCAGCCGAAGTCGCCCGAGGAGTCGATTCAGCTCCTCGGTGCGCAGGCCGGTGACACCGAGTCGTTCCGTGTCACGCTCGACCGTGTCCCCGCGGAGATCCAGAAGCTCTCGTTCACCGCGACGATCGACGGCGCCGGCCAGATGTCACAGGTCGGGCCCGGCTACATCCGTATCGTCGCGGGCGGTGACGAGGTCGCCAGATACGCCTTCACCGGTGCGGAGTTCACCACCGAGCGCGCGGTCATGCTGGGCGACTTCTACCTGAAGGACGTCTGGCGTTTCGCCGCGGTCGGCCAGGGTTTCGACGGAGGGCTCGACGCGCTCCTGCGGAACTTCGGCGGGGAGGTCGCCGAGGAGGAACCGGACCCGCAGCCGCAGGGAGCGCCTCCCGCTTTCGGCGTGCCCGCCTTCGCCGCCCCCGCGGCGGAGCCCGCACCGGCCCCGTCGTTCGGTGCCCCGCCCGCACCTCCCGAGCAGGCTCGGCCGCCCCAGGTCCCGCAGCCCGCCCCGCCGTTCGGTGGCCCGGCGGCGGTGCCCCAGCCCCCGGCGCCCGTCCCGCCGTCGGTGCACGCGGCGCCGACGATCGTGGCCCCGATGCACCCGCAGGGCGCCGTACCTCCGCCCGCGCCCGCTCCGTACGCACAGCCGCCCCAACTGCCCCAGCAGCCGCAGTTCGGTCAACCGCCCGCGGGACAGGTGCCCGACGGGACCCGGCCACCCGGTGCTCCGGCGCCGTACGGCACCCCCATGGCTCCGCCGGCGCCCTTTGGTCAGGCGGCTGCGCCCGGACAGCCCGCCCCGTACGGCCAGGCACCGCCGCAGGCCGCTGGTCCCGGTCTGCACGCCGCGTTCCAGAAGTACCGCGAGACCGATACCGGCCAGCGCTGGACCCCGCAGAACAAGTACCTGATGCGGGCCGATCTGACCGTCGGTGACACCCCTGTCCTCGCCCGGCAGGGCAGCATGGTGATGTACCAGGGCAAGGTCGACTTCAGCTACAAGGGAGCCGGGTTCGCGGGGCGGGTCGTGGGCCATGCGACCGGCCAGGACATGCAGCTGATGCGCTGCACGGGCCGTGGCCAGGTCTTCTTCGCGGAGAACAGCACCCATCTGCACCCCATCGAGCTCCAGGGCGACGGCATCTGCGTCTCCGCGCAGAATGTGCTCGCCTTCGACGAGACGCTCCAGTACGAGGTCCGCAGGATCGAGGGCCACGGCATCCCCGGCGGCGCGCTGTTCACCATGCTGTTCCAGGGCACCGGCACGATCATCGTGAAGACGCACGGCTCACCGGTGGTCCTGCCGGTCACGCCCACCACCTTCGCCGACTGCAACGCGGTGGTGGCCTGGTCGTCGGCCTCGCAGGTGATCGTCTCCAGCCAGGTCAGGCTGCGGCACAACGCCTACGCGGGCAGCAGCGGGGAAAGTGTCAACCTCCAATTCCGGGGTGCGCCCGGGAACTTCATCATCGTCCAGCCGTACGAGGTCTGA
- a CDS encoding AIM24 family protein — MNQQLAGYAPTPVSARMENHGSKMLKVAMQTGQDLFARTGSMVAYEGFVQYEPNPPAVRQIARDWITGEGAPLMKCSGDGLLYLADYGADVVVINLDNEALSVNGSNLLALDASLTWGVERVKGMAKFAGQGLWNIQVSGCGWVAITSRGTPIVVDCGSGEDETYVDPDALVAWSPNLKVKGKRSFKAGSLIGRGSGEAYQMAFSGQGIVVVQPSEDSTDRLRIRN; from the coding sequence ATGAATCAGCAGCTCGCGGGCTACGCCCCGACCCCTGTCTCGGCCCGCATGGAGAACCACGGCAGCAAGATGCTGAAGGTCGCCATGCAGACCGGCCAGGACCTCTTCGCACGCACCGGTTCGATGGTCGCGTACGAGGGTTTCGTGCAGTACGAGCCGAACCCGCCCGCCGTCCGTCAGATCGCCCGTGACTGGATCACCGGCGAGGGCGCTCCACTCATGAAGTGCTCCGGCGACGGCCTGCTCTACCTCGCCGACTACGGCGCCGACGTCGTGGTGATCAATCTCGACAACGAGGCGCTGTCGGTCAACGGCAGCAATCTGCTGGCCCTCGACGCGAGCCTGACCTGGGGTGTGGAGCGGGTCAAGGGCATGGCCAAGTTCGCCGGCCAGGGGTTGTGGAACATCCAGGTCTCGGGCTGCGGCTGGGTCGCCATCACCTCGCGCGGCACACCGATCGTCGTCGACTGCGGCAGTGGCGAGGACGAGACGTACGTCGATCCGGACGCCCTCGTCGCCTGGTCGCCGAACCTGAAGGTGAAGGGCAAGCGCAGCTTCAAGGCCGGTTCGCTGATCGGGCGGGGCAGCGGGGAGGCGTACCAGATGGCCTTCTCCGGCCAGGGCATCGTCGTCGTGCAGCCCAGCGAGGACAGCACCGACCGCCTGCGGATCCGGAACTGA
- a CDS encoding AIM24 family protein, producing MQSPLFSYTEQQTQDRYTVQNPQLLRVTLAGYDDILARKGAMVAYQGLIEFDAEYQSHQEQRARAYTGEGLDLMRCHGQGTVYFANLAQHVHVVDVDHEGLTVDSAYVLAMDSSLNHTVVAVDSQYGISGSGKYQLNITGQGKVALMTSGQPLMMQVTPDKYVNADADAIVAWSSGLRVQMQAQTHSSGVRRRRGSSGEGWELSFLGQGFALVQPSEVMPPQNANIGDGALAQFGLGHQGAHGQNRDNAWN from the coding sequence ATGCAGAGCCCGCTTTTCAGCTATACGGAGCAGCAGACCCAGGACCGGTACACGGTGCAGAACCCGCAGTTGCTGCGGGTCACACTGGCCGGGTACGACGACATCCTCGCCCGCAAGGGCGCCATGGTCGCGTACCAGGGACTGATCGAATTCGACGCCGAGTACCAGTCGCACCAGGAGCAGCGGGCGCGCGCGTACACCGGGGAGGGCCTCGATCTGATGCGCTGCCACGGACAGGGCACCGTGTACTTCGCCAACCTCGCGCAGCACGTGCATGTGGTGGACGTCGACCACGAGGGCCTGACGGTCGACAGCGCGTATGTCCTGGCGATGGACTCCAGCCTGAACCACACGGTCGTCGCGGTGGACAGTCAGTACGGAATCTCCGGATCCGGCAAGTACCAGCTCAACATCACCGGGCAGGGCAAGGTCGCGCTGATGACCTCTGGCCAGCCGTTGATGATGCAGGTCACGCCGGACAAGTACGTCAACGCCGACGCCGATGCGATCGTCGCCTGGTCGTCGGGCCTGCGGGTGCAGATGCAGGCCCAGACGCACTCGTCGGGTGTACGGCGGCGCCGGGGCAGCAGCGGTGAGGGCTGGGAGCTCAGCTTCCTCGGGCAGGGCTTCGCGCTCGTCCAGCCCAGCGAGGTGATGCCGCCGCAGAACGCGAACATCGGGGACGGGGCGCTCGCGCAGTTCGGTCTGGGGCACCAGGGGGCGCACGGTCAGAACCGGGACAACGCCTGGAACTGA
- a CDS encoding NUDIX hydrolase yields the protein MSLYDDAVFVLKNYEDQEELRQRYLDHLAAHPDGMWKACGAGHVTASALVVDPQRGRVLLTLHKKLRMWLQMGGHCEPGDATLAAAALREATEESGIEALTLLPGGPLRLDRHSIPAPCNWHLDVQYAALAPPGAVELISDESLDLRWFDYDEVASVADTSVRQLMSAARAAL from the coding sequence GTGAGCCTGTACGACGACGCGGTCTTCGTACTGAAGAACTACGAGGACCAGGAAGAGCTGCGGCAGCGGTATCTGGACCACCTGGCGGCTCACCCCGACGGCATGTGGAAGGCCTGCGGGGCCGGGCACGTCACGGCGAGCGCCCTGGTGGTGGATCCGCAGCGCGGGCGCGTACTGCTCACCCTGCACAAGAAGCTGCGGATGTGGCTCCAGATGGGCGGGCACTGCGAGCCGGGTGATGCGACGCTCGCGGCGGCGGCGCTGCGCGAGGCGACGGAGGAATCCGGCATCGAGGCGCTGACGCTGCTGCCCGGCGGTCCCCTCCGGCTGGACCGGCACAGCATTCCGGCCCCCTGCAACTGGCATCTCGACGTGCAGTACGCGGCGCTGGCACCGCCCGGCGCGGTGGAACTGATCAGCGACGAGTCACTGGACCTGCGCTGGTTCGACTACGACGAGGTGGCTTCGGTGGCCGACACATCGGTCCGGCAGCTGATGAGCGCCGCACGCGCGGCACTCTGA
- a CDS encoding zinc-dependent metalloprotease, with protein sequence MSDTPFGFGLPPEEPEDGDEGKSKDSRGGGNSPQNPLGFGPGTGGDNPFAAMFGSMNPNDLGAAFQQLGQMLSYEGGPVNWDMAKDLARQTVAQGTADGTKDSSVGPAERSAVEEALRLADIWLDGATSLPSGAGTAVAWSRAEWVEATLPVWKELVDPVAERVGAAMGGVLPEEMQAMAGPLLGMMRSMGGAMFGQQIGQAVGVLAGEVVGSTDIGLPLGPAGKAALLPLNIEAFGKDLGVDKNEVRLYLALREAAHQRLFAHVPWLRSHLFGAVEGYARGIKVDTSKLEDVVGQLDPSHPEQLQEALQQGMFQPEDTPEQKAALARLETALALVEGWVDAVVHEAAKSRLTSAERLRETLRRRRASGGPAEQTFATLIGLELRPRRLRDASRLWASLTDARGVDGRDALWEHPDMLPTASDLDDPDGFVHHEHLDFSELDKMLGEAAGGGKPDLTKGGASDSPRAADSPDSGSPSPDSGSPDDSAKGGSGDEEGDTDK encoded by the coding sequence GTGAGTGACACTCCATTCGGATTCGGCCTTCCGCCGGAGGAGCCGGAGGACGGCGACGAGGGCAAGAGCAAGGACAGCCGTGGCGGCGGGAACTCCCCGCAGAACCCCCTCGGGTTCGGCCCCGGTACCGGCGGCGACAACCCGTTCGCGGCGATGTTCGGTTCGATGAACCCGAACGACCTGGGCGCGGCCTTCCAGCAGCTCGGCCAGATGCTGAGCTACGAGGGCGGTCCCGTGAACTGGGACATGGCCAAGGACCTCGCACGTCAGACGGTCGCCCAGGGCACCGCGGACGGCACCAAGGACAGCAGCGTGGGCCCGGCCGAGCGGTCCGCGGTCGAGGAGGCGCTGCGTCTCGCCGACATCTGGCTGGACGGCGCGACGTCGCTGCCCTCCGGTGCGGGCACCGCGGTCGCCTGGAGCCGCGCCGAATGGGTCGAGGCGACCCTGCCGGTGTGGAAGGAACTCGTCGACCCGGTCGCGGAGCGCGTCGGAGCCGCGATGGGCGGCGTACTGCCCGAGGAGATGCAGGCCATGGCCGGCCCGCTTCTCGGCATGATGCGGTCCATGGGCGGAGCCATGTTCGGCCAGCAGATCGGGCAGGCTGTCGGCGTACTGGCGGGCGAGGTCGTCGGTTCGACCGACATCGGACTCCCGCTCGGACCGGCGGGCAAGGCTGCGCTGCTTCCGCTGAACATCGAGGCCTTCGGCAAGGACCTGGGCGTCGACAAGAACGAGGTACGGCTGTACCTGGCCCTGCGTGAGGCCGCCCACCAGCGGCTCTTCGCCCATGTGCCGTGGCTTCGCTCGCACCTGTTCGGCGCGGTCGAGGGGTACGCCCGCGGGATCAAGGTCGACACCTCCAAGCTGGAGGACGTCGTCGGCCAGCTCGACCCGTCGCACCCCGAGCAGCTGCAGGAAGCACTCCAGCAGGGCATGTTCCAGCCGGAGGACACCCCGGAGCAGAAGGCCGCGCTGGCCCGGCTGGAGACCGCGCTCGCCCTCGTCGAGGGCTGGGTGGACGCGGTGGTCCACGAGGCCGCGAAGTCCCGTCTGACCTCGGCCGAGCGGCTGCGCGAGACACTGCGCCGGCGCCGGGCCTCCGGCGGTCCCGCCGAGCAGACCTTCGCCACGCTGATCGGCCTGGAGCTGCGTCCGCGGCGGCTGCGCGACGCCTCGCGGCTGTGGGCCTCGCTCACGGACGCCCGTGGTGTCGATGGACGCGACGCGCTCTGGGAGCACCCGGACATGCTGCCGACCGCGTCCGACCTGGACGACCCGGACGGTTTCGTCCACCACGAGCACCTGGACTTCTCCGAGCTGGACAAGATGCTCGGCGAGGCGGCGGGCGGCGGAAAGCCCGACCTCACCAAGGGCGGCGCGAGCGACAGCCCCCGGGCGGCGGACTCCCCCGACAGCGGCTCCCCGTCCCCGGACAGTGGCTCCCCGGACGACAGCGCCAAGGGCGGATCCGGCGACGAAGAGGGCGACACCGACAAGTGA
- a CDS encoding SDR family oxidoreductase, which yields MSSPDPQVRAARNLSTKSTRGPVVAVTGAASGIGALLTRRLAESDEVKRVVAMDERRGDVPEAHWHVLDVRDPAIAEKLRGADVVVHLALDLDLETDAAARTAYNVRGTQTVLTAAAAAGVHRVVLCTSAMVYGALPDNDIPLSEDAELRATAEATGVGDLLEIERLGRRAPRAHPGLNVTVVRPAVLVGGTDTALTRYFESPRLLVVAGTRPTWQFCHVDDLVSALEYAALEKVDGEFAVGCDGWLEQGEVEELSGIRRMELPSAVALGAAARLHRIGLTPSPAGDLAYTMHPWVVSVGRLHDAGWRPRWTNEEVLAELLEEVAGRHTVAGRRLGRKDATAAGAAGATVALLGTAALVRRARKARRGRI from the coding sequence GTGAGTTCCCCAGATCCGCAGGTTCGCGCAGCGCGAAACCTCTCAACCAAGTCCACCCGAGGACCCGTCGTCGCGGTCACCGGGGCCGCTTCCGGCATCGGGGCCCTGCTCACCCGGCGCCTGGCCGAGTCCGACGAGGTCAAGCGGGTCGTGGCCATGGACGAGCGGCGCGGTGACGTGCCCGAGGCACACTGGCACGTCCTGGACGTGCGCGACCCGGCGATCGCCGAGAAGCTGCGCGGCGCAGACGTCGTGGTGCATCTGGCACTCGACCTCGATCTGGAGACCGACGCCGCGGCCCGTACGGCGTACAACGTGCGCGGAACCCAGACCGTCCTCACGGCGGCAGCCGCCGCCGGGGTCCACCGGGTCGTCCTGTGCACGTCAGCGATGGTCTACGGCGCACTGCCCGACAACGACATTCCGCTCTCCGAGGACGCCGAGCTGCGGGCCACCGCGGAAGCCACCGGCGTCGGCGACCTCCTGGAGATCGAGCGGCTGGGCCGCCGTGCGCCGCGCGCGCACCCGGGGCTGAACGTCACCGTGGTCAGGCCCGCGGTCCTGGTGGGCGGCACGGACACCGCGCTCACCCGTTACTTCGAGTCGCCTCGGCTGCTCGTGGTCGCGGGAACCCGTCCCACCTGGCAGTTCTGCCATGTGGACGACCTGGTCAGCGCGCTGGAGTACGCGGCGCTCGAAAAGGTCGACGGGGAGTTCGCGGTCGGCTGCGACGGCTGGCTGGAACAGGGCGAGGTCGAGGAACTCAGCGGCATCCGCCGGATGGAGCTGCCGTCCGCGGTCGCTCTCGGAGCCGCCGCACGGCTGCACCGCATCGGGCTCACCCCCTCACCGGCCGGGGACCTGGCGTACACGATGCACCCCTGGGTGGTCAGCGTCGGCAGGCTCCACGACGCGGGCTGGCGACCCCGATGGACCAACGAGGAAGTCCTCGCCGAACTGCTCGAAGAGGTCGCCGGCCGGCACACCGTCGCCGGCCGTCGGCTCGGCCGCAAGGACGCCACGGCCGCGGGCGCCGCCGGTGCCACGGTCGCGCTGCTCGGCACCGCCGCGCTGGTGCGGCGCGCCCGCAAGGCCAGGCGCGGACGCATCTGA
- a CDS encoding molybdenum cofactor biosynthesis protein MoaE: protein MAPIHDHPGEYAAQDPIRLLAVRDTPLSIDEVFRAVGDDAAGGTALFVGTVRNHDGGTDVDALGYSCHPSAEAEMRRIAEKVVADFPVRALAAVHRVGDLAVGDLAVVVAVSCPHRGEAFDACRKLIDDLKHEVPIWKHQTFSDGTQEWVGV from the coding sequence ATGGCACCCATCCACGACCACCCGGGCGAGTACGCGGCACAGGACCCGATCCGGCTGCTGGCGGTCCGCGACACCCCGCTGAGCATCGACGAGGTCTTCCGGGCGGTCGGTGACGACGCCGCGGGCGGCACCGCGCTGTTCGTCGGCACGGTGCGCAACCACGACGGCGGCACCGACGTCGACGCGCTCGGCTACTCGTGCCACCCCTCGGCCGAGGCCGAGATGCGCCGGATCGCGGAGAAGGTCGTCGCGGACTTCCCGGTGCGGGCGCTGGCCGCCGTCCACCGGGTGGGTGATCTCGCCGTGGGTGATCTCGCCGTCGTCGTCGCGGTTTCCTGCCCGCACCGCGGCGAGGCGTTCGACGCCTGCCGCAAGCTCATCGACGACCTCAAGCACGAGGTGCCGATATGGAAACACCAGACGTTCTCGGACGGCACGCAGGAGTGGGTCGGCGTCTGA
- a CDS encoding YlbL family protein, with translation MPRRTLTLLTSTLVLIALLCGGVFLSVPYAEMSPGPTVNTLGKESGEPVLQISGHQTYPASGHLNMVTVRVTTADYHMNLVEAVYGWLAHDSVVVPHDTLYPSGTTEQQSTQQNAEEFSQSQESAKVAALTELGIPVKSRTVVSTVVKGSPAEGKLHAGDVIRSVDGTAVKEPGDVSKLVTKHKPGRRVVFTVVPVKAAAAAEKAHTEPQQTENVTITTTKAPAPDEDRAIVGITAATDHTFPFKIDIKLADVGGPSAGLMFSLGLVDKLTPGDLTGGKFVAGTGTIDDKGVVGPIGGVDMKLIGARNAGARYFLTPTENCSAAAADTPAGLTLVRVKTIQDAKKSLDEIRTGDTAALPSCSAK, from the coding sequence ATGCCACGCCGCACTCTGACGCTGCTCACCTCCACGCTGGTGCTGATCGCGCTGCTCTGCGGCGGAGTGTTCCTCTCCGTGCCGTACGCGGAGATGAGTCCCGGGCCGACGGTGAACACGCTCGGCAAGGAGAGCGGCGAGCCGGTGCTCCAGATCTCCGGTCACCAGACCTACCCGGCGAGCGGTCACCTCAACATGGTGACGGTCCGGGTCACGACCGCGGACTACCACATGAACCTGGTCGAGGCGGTCTACGGCTGGCTCGCGCACGACAGCGTGGTCGTCCCGCACGACACCCTCTATCCGAGCGGCACGACGGAGCAGCAGTCCACCCAGCAGAACGCCGAGGAATTCAGCCAGTCCCAGGAGAGCGCCAAGGTCGCGGCCCTCACCGAGCTCGGCATCCCGGTCAAGTCCCGCACCGTCGTCTCCACAGTCGTCAAGGGCAGCCCCGCCGAGGGGAAGCTGCACGCGGGAGACGTCATCAGGAGCGTGGACGGTACGGCGGTCAAGGAACCCGGCGACGTGTCGAAGCTGGTCACCAAGCACAAGCCCGGCCGGCGCGTCGTCTTCACCGTCGTCCCGGTCAAGGCGGCGGCAGCGGCGGAGAAGGCGCACACCGAGCCGCAGCAGACCGAGAACGTCACGATCACCACGACGAAGGCACCGGCTCCGGACGAGGACCGGGCGATCGTGGGCATCACAGCCGCTACCGACCACACGTTCCCCTTCAAGATCGACATCAAGCTCGCCGACGTGGGTGGTCCGAGCGCGGGGCTGATGTTCTCCCTCGGCCTCGTGGACAAGCTGACACCGGGCGACCTGACCGGCGGCAAGTTCGTCGCGGGCACCGGCACGATCGACGACAAGGGCGTGGTCGGCCCGATCGGCGGCGTCGACATGAAGCTCATCGGCGCGCGGAACGCGGGCGCGCGGTACTTCCTGACGCCCACCGAGAACTGCTCGGCCGCAGCCGCCGACACCCCGGCCGGTCTCACCCTGGTGCGGGTGAAGACCATCCAGGACGCGAAGAAGTCGCTGGACGAGATCCGCACGGGCGACACCGCCGCACTGCCCAGCTGCTCGGCCAAGTAG
- a CDS encoding PPA1309 family protein — protein MPNLSSPSGPPMAASPLTVAVLEIDEYASGLGWDQPARLFALVDTAKLRTQEPGLAAQLGLDSAEPTASLTPVEQDEIPSTTPLDEFLATIAWPDAVAGCAMTVERLMLPPSAEASVPEGMSESQLTDWVAGHPDRQEVRMTVAVLRDGTRESALRLRAKDSPNEVLTGSELVPGLADALSVTFEA, from the coding sequence ATGCCCAACCTCTCTTCGCCCTCAGGGCCCCCGATGGCCGCCAGTCCGCTCACCGTGGCGGTGCTCGAAATCGACGAGTACGCGTCCGGCCTCGGCTGGGACCAGCCCGCCCGCCTCTTCGCACTCGTGGACACCGCGAAGCTCCGTACCCAGGAGCCCGGCCTCGCCGCCCAGCTCGGCCTGGACAGCGCCGAGCCCACCGCTTCGCTGACCCCCGTGGAGCAGGACGAGATCCCGTCCACCACTCCGCTCGACGAGTTCCTCGCCACGATCGCCTGGCCCGACGCGGTGGCGGGCTGCGCGATGACGGTCGAGCGGCTGATGCTGCCGCCGTCCGCCGAGGCGTCCGTGCCGGAGGGGATGTCCGAGTCGCAGCTGACGGACTGGGTCGCCGGGCACCCGGACCGTCAGGAGGTACGGATGACGGTGGCGGTGCTGCGGGACGGCACCCGTGAGTCGGCGCTGCGGCTGCGCGCGAAGGACTCGCCCAACGAGGTACTCACCGGGTCCGAGCTGGTTCCGGGCCTCGCCGACGCGCTCTCGGTGACCTTCGAGGCGTAG